In the Pithys albifrons albifrons isolate INPA30051 chromosome 3, PitAlb_v1, whole genome shotgun sequence genome, one interval contains:
- the LOC139669514 gene encoding tetraspanin-7-like — protein MTLLKLSLMAFSFVFWAAGLTMLIIGLWAKVSLGSYLALSASDYPSAPAILLATGVAVIIWGFLGCFGAATEHRGLLRAYSAFLTAVLAAGLAAALSALLYRQTLAQGFQEGLRQALLAYGEDDGVADALDTLQRALSCCGVQSYRDWLLSPWGLQQNGSVPLSCCRARRGCQRSPPDVRSLHRDGCFVKVSAFVDSNMSYVATAALGLSLLQLIGIVLACLLAARVPAHLLGSTTPR, from the coding sequence ATGACCCTGCTCAAGCTGTCCCTCATGGCCTTCAGCTTCGTCTTCTGGGCAGCGGGGCTGACCATGCTCATCATCGGCCTCTGGGCCAAGGTGTCTCTGGGCAGCTACCTGGCGCTGTCGGCCAGCGACTATCCCAGCGCCCCCGCCATCCTTTTGGCCACCGGCGTCGCTGTCATCATCTGGGGCTTCCTGGGATGCTTCGGTGCCGCCACGGAGCACCGGGGGCTTCTCCGCGCCTACAGCGCCTTCCTGACGGCCGTGCTGGCGGCCGGGCTGGCGGCCGCCCTCTCCGCGCTCCTGTACCGCCAGACCCTGGCGCAGGGGTTCCAGGAGGGGCTGCGCCAGGCGCTGCTGGCATACGGAGAAGACGATGGGGTGGCGGACGCCCTGGACACGCTGCAGCGCGCCTTGTCCTGCTGCGGGGTGCAGAGCTATCGCGACTGGCTCCTCTCgccctgggggctgcagcagaACGGCTCGgtgcccctcagctgctgccgGGCCCGCCGGGGCTGCCAGCGCAGCCCGCCCGACGTGCGCAGCCTGCACCGCGACGGATGCTTCGTCAAGGTGTCGGCCTTCGTCGACAGCAACATGTCTTATGTTGCCAccgctgccctggggctgtcactgctgcagctcaTCGGCATTGTGCTGGCCTGCCTGCTGGCTGCCCGCGTCCCTGCCCACCTGCTGGGCAGTACCACCCCTCGCTGA